In Desulfovibrio porci, one genomic interval encodes:
- a CDS encoding ATP-dependent nuclease, protein MFLSQMTLKNFRKYTNLTINFHKGLNALVGENDSGKSTIIDAIKIVLSTQSDDYIAITEDDFFTDNDGKSATEFSISCTIENFEAEEAKNFIEFATVEKEENNSSTNFKLFLFFRAYKEGNRIYRELNTGDRDRGNVLNGKAKELLKCVYLKPLRDAEREMCRGRNSRISQILYSHPHFSNKESNELVEIIKKANNEIQQYFIDKDGKIILENIRETLQEFIDKNASNSASIEASRTTLKQILESLSLIAPERSPGLGVYNLLFIAAELLLLNSNANDSLKLALIEELEAHLHPQAQLRLMNYLQKKYNDSGVQLIISTHSPTLASKINTKNIILIKGNAAYELTPDKTALNKGDYLFLQRFLDATKANFFFAKGIIMVEGDAEALLIPALADILDLNLEKHGVSLVNVGNIAFFRYSKIFLRSQGDTLPIPVSIITDCDIKPEEKDGVFNTYNTETERKIESIKQRYNNKNVQAFVAPKWTLEYSIGLSSLKDMLFESILQAEKIENSDKYALTDSKIKSVHTEFQEEQTAWKSISPEKVAYKYYHDIMLEKQISKAVVAQCLASNLRWSLIDETKGLTKEKMFDLDLYQISINEDKRKALAEQLERDIYLKYIVDAIKHAAGVK, encoded by the coding sequence ATGTTTTTATCGCAAATGACTTTGAAAAATTTCAGAAAATATACTAATCTTACTATTAACTTTCATAAAGGATTAAATGCCTTGGTAGGAGAGAATGATTCCGGAAAAAGTACAATTATCGACGCCATCAAAATAGTACTCTCCACTCAGAGTGACGACTACATTGCAATTACCGAGGACGATTTTTTTACTGATAATGATGGGAAAAGTGCTACAGAATTCTCAATCAGCTGCACAATTGAAAATTTCGAAGCAGAAGAAGCAAAAAACTTCATTGAATTTGCAACAGTTGAAAAAGAAGAAAATAATTCTTCTACTAATTTTAAGTTGTTCTTATTCTTCAGAGCATATAAGGAAGGAAATAGGATATATAGAGAATTAAATACTGGAGACAGAGATAGAGGGAATGTTCTTAACGGTAAAGCGAAAGAATTGCTTAAATGTGTATATTTGAAACCGCTACGTGATGCCGAACGTGAAATGTGTCGTGGACGAAACTCAAGAATTTCACAAATTTTATATAGCCATCCACACTTTTCCAATAAAGAAAGTAATGAGTTAGTAGAAATAATAAAAAAAGCTAACAATGAAATTCAACAGTATTTTATTGATAAAGATGGAAAAATAATTTTAGAAAACATCAGAGAAACATTACAAGAATTTATTGATAAAAATGCTTCTAATAGTGCTTCTATTGAAGCCTCTAGAACTACACTCAAACAAATCCTTGAAAGTTTGTCTCTTATTGCCCCCGAAAGGAGCCCAGGCTTGGGAGTCTATAACTTACTCTTTATTGCAGCAGAACTATTACTGCTCAATTCTAATGCGAATGACAGCTTAAAACTAGCCCTAATCGAGGAACTCGAAGCCCATTTACATCCTCAAGCTCAACTACGACTAATGAATTATCTGCAAAAGAAGTATAACGATTCAGGTGTTCAGCTTATAATATCAACGCATAGTCCGACACTGGCATCTAAAATCAATACGAAAAACATCATATTAATTAAAGGAAATGCTGCATATGAGTTAACACCAGACAAAACAGCTCTCAATAAGGGCGATTATCTATTCTTGCAAAGATTCCTTGATGCAACTAAAGCGAATTTCTTCTTTGCTAAAGGCATTATCATGGTTGAAGGAGATGCAGAAGCATTATTAATCCCGGCTTTAGCAGATATTTTAGATTTAAATCTAGAAAAGCATGGAGTATCTCTTGTTAATGTTGGGAATATTGCTTTCTTTCGATATTCAAAAATTTTTCTTAGATCACAAGGAGATACACTCCCAATTCCTGTATCAATTATCACAGATTGTGATATTAAACCAGAAGAAAAAGATGGCGTCTTTAACACCTATAATACTGAAACAGAAAGAAAGATCGAAAGCATCAAGCAAAGATACAACAACAAAAATGTTCAAGCATTTGTTGCACCAAAATGGACTCTTGAGTATTCTATTGGACTTAGCAGTTTAAAAGATATGTTGTTTGAATCTATTTTACAAGCAGAAAAAATAGAAAACAGCGACAAGTATGCTCTAACTGACTCAAAAATAAAATCTGTTCATACTGAATTTCAAGAAGAACAAACTGCATGGAAAAGTATCTCTCCTGAGAAAGTCGCTTATAAATACTATCACGATATCATGCTCGAAAAACAAATATCAAAAGCTGTTGTAGCACAGTGCCTAGCTAGTAATTTAAGATGGAGCCTTATTGATGAAACAAAAGGATTAACAAAAGAAAAGATGTTTGATTTAGATTTGTATCAGATAAGTATCAATGAGGATAAAAGGAAAGCTCTTGCTGAGCAGCTAGAGAGAGATATCTACCTGAAATACATCGTTGATGCAATCAAACACGCAGCTGGCGTAAAATAG
- a CDS encoding UvrD-helicase domain-containing protein: MYTISDFSSLEKLLLPPGCTFSHDAKTVINCWESKDILACPGSGKTTVLIGKLKILTDRLPLPNGQGICVLSHTNVAVNEIKNKFGGSAHKLLSYPNFIGTIQSFIDKYILFPFLRCRIPNPIQLTSDEDYAQCLNNAIRKTYPDTYNSLIIKCRHSRKYNTAVDIIKDIAFDAEGNILIENSSSKKIYKKDTIHAQNLNNAKQSLFNDGVIRYRDTYLYTEEIIRENGILLRDILSRRFAFVFIDEYQDCSSIQRQIFEQLFSNTKTIFQKIGDTNQTIYSDVRKDDPYWEASPNHLSIAHTHRFSQEIANLVTQLQPEQKILSIRGYCSIRPTLLVYEDITKVLPSFIEAIKNNDLIKKDGIYKAIGICKNVKGLKISDYWPQFRETNKLALENSYQYYIVNIMNELNSGRAYIVERLVRKLICKMLHFTNRRYNKDKYHTTKTLKRFLEETCEREYKTHMFNLITINTITYENIKEKIDKIIFYILGDNIFQEIPNFFMEKNIIDNPVATNNIYESEEYGIKIQFDTVHGVKGETHDATLYLETENQKRSDIIRTIKLLYKQDQCKSSLYKKDRNCVYVGFSRPRDLLCLAIRHSTYKTYKDFFSEWDIKHIG; this comes from the coding sequence ATGTATACAATATCTGATTTTTCTTCGTTGGAAAAATTACTCTTACCTCCCGGTTGTACGTTTTCACATGACGCAAAAACTGTAATCAACTGCTGGGAAAGTAAAGATATTTTGGCATGCCCTGGTAGTGGAAAAACAACTGTTCTGATCGGAAAACTAAAAATACTTACGGATCGACTGCCACTACCTAATGGTCAAGGAATCTGCGTATTATCTCATACTAATGTTGCAGTTAATGAAATTAAAAACAAATTTGGAGGCTCTGCCCATAAACTACTATCATACCCTAATTTTATAGGGACAATTCAATCATTCATTGATAAATATATATTATTCCCCTTTCTCAGATGTAGAATCCCTAACCCCATACAATTAACAAGTGATGAAGATTATGCACAATGTTTAAACAACGCAATAAGAAAAACGTATCCCGATACATATAATTCTCTTATTATAAAATGCCGCCATAGTCGAAAATATAATACAGCCGTGGACATTATTAAAGATATCGCTTTTGATGCTGAGGGAAATATTTTAATAGAAAACTCTTCTTCAAAAAAGATATATAAAAAAGATACTATTCACGCTCAAAATTTAAATAATGCAAAACAATCATTATTTAACGATGGTGTTATTAGGTATCGTGATACATATCTTTACACAGAAGAAATAATAAGAGAAAATGGCATCTTACTACGGGATATTTTATCCCGACGGTTTGCTTTTGTTTTCATTGATGAATATCAAGATTGTTCAAGTATACAAAGACAAATTTTTGAACAACTTTTTTCCAATACGAAGACTATTTTCCAAAAAATTGGTGATACCAATCAAACAATCTACAGCGATGTGAGAAAGGATGATCCTTATTGGGAGGCGAGTCCTAATCATTTATCTATTGCTCACACTCACAGATTTAGTCAAGAAATTGCTAATCTAGTAACACAACTCCAACCAGAACAGAAAATATTATCTATAAGAGGGTATTGTAGCATAAGACCGACGCTATTAGTATATGAAGATATTACAAAAGTACTGCCTTCCTTTATCGAAGCAATAAAAAATAACGATTTAATAAAAAAGGATGGAATATATAAAGCTATTGGAATATGTAAAAATGTTAAAGGACTAAAAATTAGTGATTATTGGCCGCAATTCAGAGAAACAAATAAACTAGCGCTTGAAAACAGTTATCAATATTATATTGTAAACATCATGAACGAATTAAATTCTGGTAGAGCATATATAGTAGAGAGGCTTGTTAGAAAACTAATATGTAAAATGTTACACTTTACAAATAGAAGATACAATAAAGATAAATATCATACAACAAAGACGCTTAAACGTTTCCTTGAAGAAACATGTGAACGAGAGTATAAAACACATATGTTTAATTTGATAACCATAAACACAATTACATATGAAAATATAAAAGAAAAAATAGATAAAATTATTTTTTATATATTAGGAGACAATATCTTTCAAGAAATCCCCAATTTTTTCATGGAAAAGAATATCATTGATAATCCTGTTGCAACAAATAATATCTATGAATCAGAAGAATATGGAATAAAAATTCAATTTGATACTGTACATGGTGTAAAGGGTGAAACTCATGATGCCACTCTGTATTTAGAAACAGAAAATCAAAAAAGGTCAGATATCATACGAACAATAAAGCTACTTTATAAGCAAGATCAGTGCAAAAGCAGTCTATATAAAAAAGATAGAAATTGTGTATATGTTGGCTTCTCTCGTCCAAGAGACTTATTATGCCTAGCCATACGACATAGCACATATAAAACTTACAAAGATTTCTTTTCAGAATGGGACATAAAACATATCGGCTAA
- a CDS encoding nucleotide-binding protein: MTIQNSVFYVGGSKGGVGKSLFSFALVDYLLNREVNVLLVDTDTDNPDVYKAHSSLELPNLHCRMNSLDDADGWADLLDMVQKFPEYAVVINAAARTKTSTNSYGEIMKAALQDMARELCVFWIINRHRDSIELLHSFQEVFADVRIYVCRNLYFGEAQRFDLYNASKAREAVERKGGTLDFPAVANRVADWLYSRRMSLRAACAEMPFGTRAEVQRWRSLCASLFTQVLGENA, from the coding sequence ATGACTATTCAGAACAGTGTCTTTTATGTTGGCGGCAGCAAGGGCGGCGTGGGCAAAAGCCTTTTTTCCTTTGCGCTGGTGGACTACCTGCTCAACAGGGAAGTCAACGTCCTGCTGGTGGATACAGACACCGACAATCCTGATGTCTACAAGGCGCACAGCTCTCTGGAGCTGCCCAATCTGCATTGCCGCATGAACAGTCTCGATGATGCTGACGGCTGGGCGGATCTTCTCGACATGGTGCAGAAATTCCCGGAATACGCCGTCGTCATCAATGCGGCAGCCCGTACCAAGACCAGCACGAACAGTTATGGCGAAATCATGAAGGCGGCCTTGCAGGATATGGCGCGTGAACTGTGTGTTTTCTGGATTATCAACCGCCACCGGGATTCCATAGAACTGCTGCATTCCTTTCAGGAAGTCTTTGCCGACGTGCGGATTTATGTCTGTCGTAATCTGTACTTTGGGGAGGCGCAGCGTTTTGACCTTTATAACGCCTCAAAAGCGCGTGAAGCCGTGGAAAGAAAGGGCGGTACGCTGGATTTCCCGGCTGTTGCCAACCGTGTAGCCGACTGGCTTTATTCCAGGCGGATGTCCCTGCGTGCAGCGTGCGCGGAAATGCCCTTTGGGACACGCGCCGAAGTGCAGCGCTGGCGCTCTCTGTGTGCTTCCCTGTTTACGCAGGTTCTGGGAGAAAACGCATGA
- a CDS encoding relaxase family protein, whose product MMMKVFPHGTGSGDKPSRYLVRTDYPGRDTRPPQVLRGDPAMTRALIDSIERRWKFTSGVLAWHPDDCVSEQQENAVMDAFEHVAFAGLEEDQRNILWVRHTHAGHHELHFLIPRLELSSGKDFNACPPGWQKDFDVFRDLFNWREGWARPDDPARRREVLPKKADLFRARLARWGKELRAGERDKVRDAILAHLGERRAAGEIRERTDILKALKELGLTINRQGKEYVSVIEPETGMKLRLKGGMFSQDWKAADREGWAHVPEQAAHTIARLEAELGRVLAKRTRQNRKRYPLKWKEVRPAVSLHLPEKQKEVCHERNRADAASGAETSGGKLRDAAEGVRHTSGRAGGAPDASCGGSAQFEKIVQRCRSGVQQLADLVAEIEKRRIAQERERSSPRIRMR is encoded by the coding sequence ATGATGATGAAGGTATTTCCGCATGGAACCGGATCAGGAGACAAGCCCAGCCGCTATCTTGTGCGCACGGATTATCCGGGAAGAGACACACGCCCCCCGCAGGTATTGCGCGGCGATCCTGCCATGACCCGTGCGCTTATCGACAGCATAGAGCGGCGATGGAAATTCACGTCCGGCGTACTGGCATGGCATCCTGATGACTGCGTCAGTGAGCAGCAGGAAAACGCCGTGATGGATGCTTTTGAACATGTGGCCTTTGCCGGGCTTGAAGAAGATCAGCGCAATATTCTCTGGGTTCGCCATACCCATGCGGGGCATCATGAGCTGCATTTTCTGATTCCGCGTCTGGAACTTTCCAGCGGAAAGGATTTTAACGCCTGTCCGCCCGGCTGGCAGAAGGACTTTGATGTTTTTCGAGACCTGTTCAACTGGCGTGAAGGCTGGGCCCGCCCGGATGATCCTGCCAGACGCCGGGAGGTTCTGCCGAAAAAGGCTGATTTGTTCAGGGCGCGTCTGGCCAGATGGGGAAAGGAACTCCGGGCAGGAGAACGCGACAAGGTAAGAGACGCCATTCTGGCCCACCTTGGGGAAAGGAGAGCAGCGGGAGAGATCAGGGAACGCACGGACATTCTGAAGGCGCTGAAAGAGCTGGGATTGACTATCAACCGTCAGGGCAAGGAATACGTCAGCGTCATCGAACCGGAAACGGGCATGAAACTGCGTCTGAAGGGCGGCATGTTTTCTCAGGACTGGAAAGCTGCGGACAGGGAAGGCTGGGCTCATGTACCGGAACAGGCGGCGCATACCATCGCCCGCCTTGAGGCCGAACTGGGGCGCGTTCTGGCAAAACGCACACGGCAGAACAGGAAGCGTTATCCGCTGAAATGGAAAGAGGTAAGACCAGCCGTTTCCCTGCATTTGCCGGAAAAACAGAAGGAAGTTTGCCATGAGCGAAACAGAGCAGATGCTGCTTCAGGCGCTGAAACGTCTGGAGGAAAATTACGAGACGCGGCTGAAGGAGTGCGGCACACGTCTGGAAGAGCTGGAGGAGCGCCAGATGCTTCTTGTGGCGGAAGTGCGCAGTTTGAAAAAATTGTTCAGCGATGTCGAAGCGGTGTACAGCAACTTGCAGACCTTGTTGCTGAGATTGAAAAACGGCGCATAGCGCAGGAGCGGGAGCGCAGCAGCCCGCGCATACGGATGCGATGA
- a CDS encoding plasmid mobilization protein encodes MKRVKPVRTAAVIIRLYPEERDILRFNAGLHGMSMSDYVRQTCLGIRLRRTPEERRRVRELARIGVNINQLARWANTYKQAAEAVEVLLALKELERHVREFATAAPEDSSTGEAS; translated from the coding sequence ATGAAGCGCGTCAAACCGGTTCGCACTGCGGCTGTTATCATACGCCTTTACCCGGAGGAACGCGACATTCTTCGCTTCAATGCCGGGCTGCATGGCATGAGCATGTCGGATTATGTGCGGCAGACCTGCCTTGGCATACGACTGCGAAGAACTCCCGAAGAAAGACGCCGAGTGCGTGAGCTGGCGCGTATTGGCGTTAATATCAATCAGCTTGCACGCTGGGCCAATACTTACAAGCAGGCAGCTGAGGCCGTGGAAGTCCTGCTGGCCCTGAAGGAGCTTGAAAGGCATGTCAGAGAGTTTGCCACGGCAGCCCCGGAGGATAGCAGTACGGGGGAGGCGTCATGA
- a CDS encoding helix-turn-helix transcriptional regulator, which yields MPTPEHTKGLLRLRQILELIPISRSAWWAGCKSGRYPKPIKLGPRTAVWKAADIYALLDKLSSSQKEEE from the coding sequence ATGCCGACACCTGAGCACACTAAAGGCCTGTTGCGATTGCGCCAGATTCTGGAACTCATCCCCATCAGCCGCAGTGCATGGTGGGCGGGATGCAAGAGCGGACGCTACCCCAAGCCTATCAAACTCGGCCCGCGTACCGCTGTTTGGAAAGCAGCGGATATTTATGCCCTGCTGGACAAGCTCTCCTCTTCGCAAAAGGAAGAAGAATAG